From one Candidatus Methanoplasma termitum genomic stretch:
- a CDS encoding alpha/beta hydrolase, with the protein MDKEQAAQLMKKMRDEFNKSRFVSTVAKERYVDTSYGKIRVLEYGFDSDKVKPLYVDIHGGGYCVGFPEMDEEINLFIKSKVDVKIISIDWPKAPENPYPIGLEATYQVVKHYADNAKKYKIDKENIGTGGYSSGGNFATVIPIKARERGDFKIKYHMICVPGVDISGDPYDKPGSDKILTGQTLEAIYLCYLPEPKYGKEPYASPRIAPKEMLRGQPPMLLIAAGRDPLYPQYIDYAAKLKEAGVDVEVFDSKNSDHDFFYNHNEESAKAKEVLVKFLKKHTKA; encoded by the coding sequence ATGGACAAGGAGCAGGCAGCACAGTTAATGAAGAAGATGAGAGACGAGTTCAACAAGTCCCGATTTGTAAGCACTGTTGCCAAGGAACGGTATGTGGACACGTCATACGGTAAGATCAGGGTGTTGGAATACGGTTTCGACTCTGATAAAGTAAAGCCGCTGTATGTGGACATACACGGTGGAGGATACTGTGTCGGATTCCCCGAGATGGATGAAGAGATCAACCTTTTCATCAAAAGTAAGGTCGATGTAAAGATAATAAGCATCGATTGGCCGAAAGCTCCGGAAAACCCATATCCGATAGGGCTGGAAGCGACTTATCAGGTCGTCAAACACTATGCCGACAATGCCAAGAAATATAAGATAGACAAAGAGAACATCGGCACGGGAGGTTACAGCTCAGGAGGGAATTTCGCTACCGTCATACCCATAAAAGCCAGAGAAAGAGGGGACTTTAAAATAAAGTATCATATGATATGCGTTCCCGGAGTGGACATATCGGGGGATCCGTATGATAAACCGGGAAGCGACAAGATCCTTACCGGTCAAACCCTTGAGGCAATATATCTTTGTTATCTGCCGGAACCGAAGTACGGCAAAGAGCCGTATGCGTCCCCGAGGATAGCACCGAAGGAGATGTTGAGGGGACAGCCGCCGATGTTATTGATAGCGGCAGGTCGGGATCCGCTCTATCCTCAGTATATAGACTATGCTGCTAAACTCAAAGAGGCGGGCGTCGATGTGGAGGTATTCGACTCCAAAAATTCAGATCACGACTTCTTCTACAACCATAACGAGGAAAGCGCAAAGGCAAAGGAAGTCCTTGTGAAATTCTTAAAGAAGCACACAAAGGCATGA
- a CDS encoding DEAD/DEAH box helicase has product MEKFEDLGINKHVVKAMREIGWIEPTPIQTEAIPAGIEGKDILAQAQTGTGKTGAYASVVLTRTAAKSRRPSALILAPTRELACQIENEMYKLSKYSGHSSTVVYGGASIEAQIKDIRKGRDIVVGTPGRLKDLITRDVLDLSQVSVVVIDEADRMLDMGFADELNFIMDEVPKQRQTLLLSATMAEEVKHLALKYMKDRVDISVSKDEICSDLTEQYYIQMPRDKKEHALKAILRKGCKAIVFCQTKRMVDVLYNDLSDDFRVGIIHGDIEQNKRERAIKKFRDDQTAILIATDVAARGIDVNNIDCVINYDIPNDAETYLHRIGRTGRAGNKGIAITFVTKPEKRFIKICEREMGKTISPMVPDDLVLSEREETKPIERTVVERAAAAPVAVPQTDAGSQNKMVPLQINLGKEDKFSRSQLSMFIKKNASLDDDSLGRVGLGQSSSYVEVSHGSVNTVLNAMTGAEWRGKKISMNVAPKKLRYKDKEAAGLYITG; this is encoded by the coding sequence ATGGAAAAATTCGAAGATCTGGGCATAAACAAACACGTCGTAAAGGCAATGAGGGAGATCGGTTGGATCGAGCCGACCCCGATACAGACTGAAGCAATACCCGCAGGTATCGAAGGAAAAGATATTTTAGCACAAGCGCAGACCGGTACCGGAAAGACCGGCGCTTACGCTTCGGTGGTTCTGACGCGCACGGCGGCAAAGTCACGCAGACCGTCGGCACTCATACTCGCGCCCACGAGGGAACTGGCCTGTCAGATCGAGAATGAGATGTACAAACTGTCAAAATATTCCGGCCACAGCAGTACGGTCGTGTACGGCGGAGCGAGCATCGAAGCTCAGATAAAGGACATCCGCAAAGGAAGGGACATCGTTGTCGGAACTCCCGGAAGACTTAAAGACCTCATTACCAGAGATGTTCTGGACCTTTCACAGGTATCAGTTGTGGTGATCGACGAAGCCGACAGGATGCTTGATATGGGATTCGCCGACGAACTTAATTTCATAATGGACGAGGTTCCCAAACAGAGGCAGACGCTCCTGTTATCCGCCACGATGGCGGAAGAAGTGAAACACCTTGCACTCAAGTACATGAAAGACAGAGTGGATATCTCAGTATCCAAGGATGAGATATGCTCGGACCTTACCGAACAATACTACATCCAGATGCCGAGGGACAAGAAGGAGCACGCCCTGAAGGCGATACTCAGGAAAGGATGTAAAGCGATCGTTTTTTGCCAGACAAAAAGGATGGTCGATGTTCTGTACAATGATCTTTCAGATGATTTCAGAGTGGGGATTATACACGGGGACATCGAGCAGAACAAAAGGGAACGTGCGATAAAGAAATTCAGAGATGATCAAACCGCGATCCTCATCGCAACCGATGTCGCCGCCAGAGGAATAGATGTGAACAACATCGACTGCGTGATCAATTACGACATCCCCAACGATGCGGAAACATATCTGCACAGGATAGGCAGGACGGGAAGGGCGGGGAACAAAGGCATCGCGATAACTTTTGTGACCAAGCCGGAGAAACGCTTCATAAAAATATGCGAGCGCGAGATGGGAAAAACAATATCTCCCATGGTCCCGGATGATCTGGTACTCAGTGAAAGAGAAGAAACAAAGCCCATTGAGAGGACAGTCGTTGAAAGGGCGGCAGCTGCACCGGTTGCGGTACCCCAGACAGATGCCGGATCCCAGAATAAGATGGTCCCCCTTCAGATCAATCTCGGGAAAGAGGATAAATTCAGCCGCTCGCAATTATCTATGTTCATCAAAAAGAACGCATCCCTCGACGACGACTCTTTGGGAAGGGTCGGGCTCGGGCAGTCTTCGTCATATGTGGAAGTGTCCCATGGAAGCGTCAACACCGTTCTGAATGC
- a CDS encoding PLP-dependent cysteine synthase family protein, with protein sequence MTAPTSKDILGLIGNTPLVRINNMVDKKGVEIWAKLEGFNPTGSIKDRTAMSMINAAIRDGRLTKGKTIIEATSGNTGISLAMIGRVLGFEVVIVMSEAVSIERQKMIKAFGGQIILTPAAEGTDGAIRKTRQLVKGDPDKYFNPDQFSNDFNPIAHYEGTAEEIWQQTKGKITHIVCALGTSGTIMGVGESLRRKNPNIKIIEAQPIKGHYIQGLKNMQEAIVPAIYYPELIDEHVMIESEEAFEISRQIALKEGILVGMSAGAAMLAAMKVSEKIDKGLIVAIFADRGEKYLSTDLFKV encoded by the coding sequence ATGACAGCGCCGACGAGTAAGGACATCCTGGGATTGATAGGCAACACGCCTCTAGTAAGAATAAACAATATGGTCGATAAAAAGGGCGTGGAGATCTGGGCAAAGCTGGAAGGCTTCAACCCCACGGGCAGCATAAAGGATCGGACCGCAATGTCCATGATCAATGCCGCGATACGCGACGGCAGATTGACCAAAGGCAAAACCATCATCGAAGCAACAAGCGGCAACACCGGCATCAGTCTTGCAATGATAGGTCGCGTCTTGGGGTTTGAGGTCGTTATCGTAATGAGCGAGGCCGTAAGCATCGAAAGGCAAAAAATGATAAAAGCTTTCGGCGGACAGATCATTCTCACTCCCGCCGCGGAAGGAACGGACGGTGCCATACGAAAAACGCGCCAGCTGGTCAAAGGTGATCCTGACAAGTATTTCAATCCCGACCAATTCAGCAACGATTTCAATCCCATTGCGCACTATGAAGGCACTGCGGAAGAGATCTGGCAGCAGACCAAGGGCAAGATAACACACATCGTCTGCGCTCTGGGAACAAGCGGCACCATTATGGGCGTCGGAGAGTCATTGAGGAGGAAGAATCCCAACATAAAGATCATCGAAGCACAGCCTATAAAGGGACATTATATTCAGGGTCTGAAGAATATGCAGGAAGCGATAGTGCCTGCCATCTATTACCCCGAGCTGATAGATGAGCATGTCATGATCGAAAGCGAGGAAGCATTCGAGATAAGCCGCCAGATAGCGTTGAAAGAGGGCATCTTGGTCGGGATGTCGGCAGGCGCAGCGATGCTGGCCGCTATGAAGGTAAGTGAAAAGATAGACAAGGGCCTTATCGTGGCAATATTCGCCGACAGGGGAGAGAAATACCTTTCAACGGACCTGTTCAAGGTTTGA